The Chloroflexota bacterium genome includes the window CCGCCGCGCGCCGTCATCTTCGACCTGGGCGGCACCCTGGTCGATTGGCCGGACTGGGAGGAGGACAGCCCGCGCCGCTGGGGACTGTCCTGGGACGCCCTGATGGCGGCCCTGCCCCGGGCAGACTGGCCCACGCGCGAGGTGTACACCGCCGCCATGCGCGCCGCCGAGCTGGCGCACTGGAAGCGCGTGGACGACGAGCACTGGAGCGGTCCGGCCTCTGGCGTCCTGCGCGACGGCTTCCACCGGCTGGGGCGGCACGTCCACGAAGCCGAGCTGCTCGCCGCGCTCGACGGCTACGCCCGTGCCGTGGACGGCTGGGCGCTGCTGGAGCCAGACGCCCGCGAGACGCTCACGCTGCTGCGAGCGCGCGGCTATCCGCTGGGGTTGCTCTCCAACACCTGGTGGGCAGCAGACTGGCACAACGCCGACCTCGCGGCGCACGGTCTGGCCGGCCTGCTGGACGAGCTGGTCTACACCTCAGATCTGCCCCATTCCAAGCCGCACCCGACGGTCTTCCAGACCGTCGCCGGCCTGCTCAACGTCGAGCCGGCCGCCTGCGTGATGATCGGCGACCGTCTGCTGGACGATGTCGGCGGGGCGCTCGGCGTCGGGATGCGGGCCGTCTGGAAGGCGAACAACCGCCCGTGGCCGCGCCCCGAGGAGGTTGCCCCAACCGCCGTCATCCGCGACCTGCGCGAGCTGCCTGACCTGCTGCGAACCTGGGGCGGAGCCTAGCGGCTGCCGGCTAAACCGTGTGAGCGCAGGTGGCAACCAGAATTCACACCACATGCGCGCTCACAACTGTTGACGGGATCTGCCGGTCATGTTACATCCGTCATATTCGCCTGGCAATGGCCGCCAGGGTGGCGCCCTGTCTGGACGGCAATGTGTGCCGTCCGTACCTACCGAGGAGGGTAGTCGACATGGCAGACACCGGAGTGTCGCGGCGTGGATTCCTGCGCGTGGGGTTGAGCATTGCCGGCGTCGGCCTGCTCGCAGCCTGCGCGCCGGCCGCACCTGCGACGAAGCCCGCCGAGACGAAGCCCGCGGCGCCCGCCGCGACCACAGCGCCAGCGGCCCCGGCTGCCGCTGCGAAGCCTACGGAGGCCCCGAAGCCGGCGGTGGCAGCGCCAACCGCTGCGCCAGCCGCCGCGGCGAAGCCGGCCGAGGCCACCAAGCCGGCTGCCGCGCCGGCGGCGGCATCTGGCAAGCCAGAGTCGAAGCTCGGCGCGCAGCTTGTGGGGAAGATCGAGGGACCGGAGATCCAGGAGTCCAGACGGCCCGCCAAACTCGGAGAAGCGCCGATGCTCACCGAGCTGGTCAAGGCCGGCAAGCTGCCGCCAGTCGAGCAGCGCATCCCCGAGGAGCCGCTGGTCCTCAAGCCGATGCGCGAGGTCGGCAAGTATGGCGGCATGTGGCGGCGCGGCTTCACCGGCGTCGGCGACTGGGAGAACTTCAACCGCGTGATGGGCGCCGAGAAGCCGCTCCACGTCGACTTCACCGGGAACAAGATCGTCCCGGCCGTCGCCAAATCCTGGGAGCTGAAGGACGGCGGGAAGGTCATCCGCCTGAGCCTCCGCAAGGGGATGAAGTGGTCGGACGGCCAGCCGTTCACCGCTGACGACTGGGTGTTCTGGTACGAGGACTTCTACAAGAACAAGGACATCCTGCCCGTCGGCACCGCCGAGATGTCGATCAACGGCAAGCCCGGCGAGATGGTCAAGGTGGATGAGACGACCATCGAGTTCCGCTTTCCCGAGCCGTACCCGATGTTCGTGGACGTGCTGTCAGCGTTCACGCAGATGGGTGGCGGCCATGCGCTCGGCGGCACCCAGTGGGGCGGCTTCATGGGGCCATACGCCCCGGCCCACTACATCAAG containing:
- a CDS encoding HAD family hydrolase, with translation MSDDRQPPPRAVIFDLGGTLVDWPDWEEDSPRRWGLSWDALMAALPRADWPTREVYTAAMRAAELAHWKRVDDEHWSGPASGVLRDGFHRLGRHVHEAELLAALDGYARAVDGWALLEPDARETLTLLRARGYPLGLLSNTWWAADWHNADLAAHGLAGLLDELVYTSDLPHSKPHPTVFQTVAGLLNVEPAACVMIGDRLLDDVGGALGVGMRAVWKANNRPWPRPEEVAPTAVIRDLRELPDLLRTWGGA